From the genome of Syngnathoides biaculeatus isolate LvHL_M chromosome 4, ASM1980259v1, whole genome shotgun sequence:
TTTCTGATATGTCATGACGTTTCAGTGTGACATTTTTTATAATCACAAGAGGGCGCTGTTTCACAGAGACGCAGCGTAAGAGAAGCTGCAGGTTTCATTTAAtaaacaggtgtcaaacttaagggggggggggcagatccggcccgccgcatgattttatgtggcccgcgaaggcaaaatcatattgaagactattttacttatttgtactttcattatttgcttaaatatgaccttatacatttaaccAACATGCATGTCCTTTTGCTAATCATACAAGAATGTGTTGTGCAACGTGGCGGTTGTCCTCGATCCTTGTACGCAAAAACCACCCGGTGACTCGGACCGCAAACATCCTCCTCGCCCCTCagctttcatgatttttgttcaaatgtgtaccacaatttcaaattgtcatgccataaatgataacgttgcgaTATTACAAGCAATTTTGTGTTAAGAAACAACGATAGtcgaaaaaaacaacattactctcgatttctgattccaaaacgagttcatcaatttcacgtgtaaatttGACGAGGCGATCGAAGAttgttatggtttcacagtcataaccaCCCGCCGAGGGGAAGCGTaagtaaaatgtgtttgacgCTCCTGATTTAATACATCTTTTCCGTTTTCTTGACTGTgcttggggtaaaaatgtcCGACTGCGTGGTCGGCGCAGTCCCCCGTCGGCCAACTCCCGTCTTACCTTTCCTCACGGACGGCTTCCTCTCGACGGCCTTCTCCGGGGATCTGTGAGGCGAGTCGAAGGTGGCCTTCATCCGCGCGACCTTCACCGCGGACGGGCTTTGCTCGTCGCCTTTGACCTCGCCGGGCTTGGGCCAGTCGTGGTGCGGGGGCTTCTCGCGCAGCTGCACGTTTTCCTTGATGAGGTCGCAGACGGGCCTCGACCCGGCCCTCTCCGGGGACTTTTCCCGCACGGATTTGCAACCGGGCAGCTCGGGCGTTTCGGTTTCCGGCCTCGAGCGGGTTTCTCCCGTCGTAGCCGCGGCTGAAACGACGCTCGCATCCTCCCCGTCTGGTCTGCGGAGAACTCGTTGCGAGTCTACCGGGGGGTCACGACTCCCGGCGGGTGGAGGCCCGGAGGACGGCGCGGCCTCTTTGGTGTTCGCGCACTTTACGTCACATGACCGTCTTTGGTGTGGAGGCTTTGAGGCGGCCGCGTTTGACACGATCGGCTTGTCGCTTTTGCAATTGTTGGATTTCTTGGTCACCCGGTCGGCGGGATTTTCCGCTTCAAAGTCACCCTGCGTCGCTTTGATAGAAGACGACGACGAAAGGCCGCGGCCGACGAATTCCGCCGGGTTCATTTCCTCGCCGGGCTCAGCGTCGGATTTACCCGCTTTGACCTCGTGTATTTCTTCTCGGGGTGGACACACCTCCTTTCGGTTTCTCCTCAGCAGCTTCTCCAAGATAAAACTCGGTTCTGCGTCCGCGGACGGGTCGGACGTCTCCGTGGCTCGGTGAGCTTCATTTTCGTCCGTTTGCCGAGTCGGAGAGTTTGAATCCCACGAGGAATGCGACACGTGGCCGTGCGACTCGCGTTTGTTTTGGTTGCCTTCGCCCTGGTCCTCCATTTGGATCTTGGAGCAGACTCCAAACTCCTTCCGTTcactcttcttctcctccatccTATCTTTACCGAACAGTTTGTATGTCCGAGTTCTTCCCTCGGTCGTTCCGCTGCCGTTTAGTTTTTTCCCCGGTGGAACTTTccctccttcctttccttctagATGACTTGCCGCCACCCCGCCTTGCTTCGCCTCAACCTGCCTCGGCCTCGAACCGACATGCTTCTCACTGGAAGGTATTATGGGCTGCCGCTCGTGGCTCCCCTCCAAACATTGCGCGTCTCGCTCCGCCGATTTCCCCCCCGCCGCGCCGCCGCCGGTCTCCTCTTCACAGGCGCTTCCTGCCTTCATGACATCATCCGCATCACTGTCTGAACCTCCGCGTTCGGGGCGGCCGTCCTCCGATCCGTCGGCGGGGGTCTGTTCTCCGGATTCTAGTTTGTCCTGGTTCTGTCCCATACTGGTCTACGGAGAAAGACACGCCGTTAACCTCGCGACGGAGACGCCAGCGCCACGTTGTTCCGAGTGAACGAGGAAAGTTGTTTTTCAAAGGACGTGAAGGAACAGTTGAAACAGTTCTAGTGCGTTTTGTCTGTGACATACTTTAGTCAATATACTTCAAGGATTAAGAATTATTCGACGCGTTACATACCCTAATACTGGTCCAATCCAAAAAGAGACTGTTGACGTCGCCCCAACGTACTGCTGGGCCAATCCAGTAAATGACAACCATTATGACCAGAGCGGCCGTGACTTGCTAACAAagaccacccatccattttctttgccgcttatcctcacgaggctcgcggggagtgccgcagcctatcccagctgtcaacgggcattaggcggggtacaccctgaactagtcgccagccaatcgcaggggacattgagacaaaaagacgcactcgcaatcacacctaggggcaatttagagtgtccaattaatgttgcatgtttttgggatgtgggaggaaaccggagtgcccggagaaaacccacgcaggggcggggagaacatgcaaaccccgcacaggcgggtccgggattgaacccgggacctcagaaatgtgaggccaacgctttccagctgatacacTGTACCACCCTAACAAAGACAATagtgtaaaaaaattaactaaaaaataatgcaacattaattggacactctaaattgcccctaggtgtgatcgtgagtgcaactgttgtccgtctcccctgcgattggctggcaagcagttcagggtgtaccccgcctcctgcctgttgacagttggcataggctccaccactccccgcgaccttcgtaaggataagcggcaaagaaaatggatggattaatgaaAGTATTTTGACTTGTCAAGGCAACACAAATATTGTTGACACTCACTGTGTGGCGCACAAACACGTCAGCAAACACAATCGATATCAAGATCATCATTTCAGTATTCATGCGACGAAGACATATTTGTGTGGCGGCTGTATGCAGTGATATTTTTCTATTTCAAAACGGGCACCTTCAAAGCCGACAAAGGACACTCTTTGAAGTAGCCTATTTCGCTCCTGGTGATAATCTCAGTTTAACATATAATATACACTGAGCAAAAACAGCCAACAATATTTTTGCTCTCAATTTATAGGTGCTGAtgcggaacaaaaaaaatacaaaaatgaaaggctttttttttaacaacacaaAAGCTATATTACACAAATCTGAATCTGTTTGTGAACTCTTCTCCTTAAAACAGATCATTTATCCAGCTCACCTTTTGGAATGTGAGGTTGATTAAAAAGCATGAAAtagcacatatatatatatatatatatatatatatatatacatatttgaaTGCCAAATAAACGCTAATTTTCATCAATGAaactgctgttaaaaaaaataataataataacatcccGTCACTGTCACGGTTTAAACAATTGAAATTGACTAAGTGTGAAGACAGAATCACGCGGCGGACAATTCATCGTCACACCGTGGCCACTTTTGTGGAAGCGCTGAATCACGGCGTCGTATTACAATAACTGCGTGTGTTGGGTATCTATGCATGTGCCGTGACAAGATTTGTTCTCTGCGcacatttttatgacaaattaCAGTCACATGATTTTGCTGGCCAGTAAAGACCTCCTGGCCACATTCTGCTGCGTCTCCCTGGTGGGCGCCTCAGAAGTTGTCCTCCAAATGTGATACAATCttccattcgtccattttcttcaccgcttatcctcacaagggtcacgggctgtgccggagcctatcccggctgtcaacgggcagaaggcggggtacagcctgaactggtcgccaaccaatcgcagggcacatcgagacaaacagacgcactcacaatcacacctacggtcaatttagagtgtccaattaatgttgcatgttttggggatgtgggacgaaaccggagtacccggaggaaacccacgcaggcacgggggagaacatgcaaactccacacaggtggggccgggttcgaacccgggtcctcagaactgtgaggccaacgctttaccagctgatccaccgcgctaCCCTTTCACTGACATGaaggatttaatttttttagttaatttttttacacGATGGTCTTTGTTAGGGTGGcccggtgactcagctggaaagtgttggcctcacatttctaaggtcacggttcaatcccggacccgcctgtgtggagtttgcatgttgcatATTGGCTTCACCGAGGACTTGAAATTGTCTTCATTTGTgaatgagtgtgtgagtgtttgtctattgactgccgaccagtcGTCGGTGTGCCCAAAGtccgctgggataggccccagcacatCCACGACCCCGATGAGGACAAGCGGTGCAGAAAATAGCAGTTACTAGAGAcattcagtgaaaaaaataagtatttgaacaccctgctatattgcaagttctcccacttagaaatcatggaggggtctgaaatttttatcgtaggtgcatgtccagtgtgagagagatcatctaaaaagaaaaatccagaaatcacaatgtatgattttttttaacgatttacttgtgtgatacaggtgcaaataagtatttgaacacctgagaaaaccaatgttaatatttggtacagtagcctgtaactgttcaccaggtttgcacatactgcaggggggattttggcccactcctccactcagatcttctcttgatcagaccagtttcttggctgtcgctgacaaacatgtttcagctccctccaaagattttatactgggtttaggtctggagactggctcggccacgccagaaccttgatatgcttcttacgaagccacttcttggttttcctggccgtgtgcttcgggtcattgtcatgttgaaagacccagccacgacccatcttcaatgctctgactgagggaaagaggttgttacccaaaatctcaaaatacatggcccccatcatcctctcctgaataaagcgtagtcgtcttgtcccatgtacagaaaaacacccccaaagcatgatgctaacacccccttggttcacagtagggatggtgttcttgggatggaactcatcattcgtcttcctccaaacactgttagtggaattatggcgaaaaagttccattttggtctcatctgaccacaaaaacttctcccatgactcctctgtatcatccaaatggtcattggcaaactgaagacgggccttgacatgtgctggtttgagatggggaaccttctgtgccatgtgtgatttcaaaccacgacgtcttagtgtattaccgacagtcaccttggaaactgtggtcccagctcttttcaggtcattgaccaagtcctgtcgtgtcgtcctgggccggttcctcagctttctaaggatcattgagacccgacGAGGTGATGTCTCGCACGGGGCTcccctccgattgagattgatcgtcgtgtttagcttcttccattttctaatgattgctccaacagtggacctttttggcaatttctccgtagccctttccagccgtgtggagttgtacaattttgtctctggtgtctttggacagctctttggtcttggccatgttacaagtttgagtcttactgattgcgtggggtggacaagtgtctctatgcagctaacgacctcacacaggtccatctgattcaggacaatacatggagtggaggtggacttttaaaggcggactaacaggtctttgagggtcagaattctagctgatggacatgtgttcaaatacttatttgcagctgtatcacacaaatcattaaaagaatcatacattgtgatttctggatttttctttttagatgatctctctcaccgtggacatgcacctttgaTGAAAATATCTGACCCCTGGgggcaaggtgttcaaatactttttttttttcttcaccgtatTAGCTGCGAGTGGGCATccgcgtgctttttttttttttttttgagttctCAAAAGTTGATGCGCGGAGAAAATGCAGCCGCACAATGAACAATGACCAGACAACAATCTGACGTGCGTCTTGTTTTCCGTCCCCTCCTCGGCGTGACAACATATGACTGCTTGCTGCCTTGTCATCTGACAAGCCTGCACGTTGGCTTGACACATGGCCCAGAGTAGAAAAACCATCAGAATCTCCAAAGTCGCACCGTAGAGCAGAAATACACAAGCCCGAACAGATGTGGTGTGAAGAAGTAAAAGAAACAGAAGGGGCGAGAACTACGGTTTTTGCCAGTTCAGCCAGGCATGGTGGTCAACATGGTGAACCCCGTCCTCGGAGGTGGCCCGACCCCCGTTAACAAGTGGCCCGTTATCCTGTCCGATCCTCCCTGTCTAGCCCGAGGCTGCTCACTTGATCACCATGCGCCTTGCAGAAATTAACATACTCGCACATACACAGGAAGTACAACCAATAAACCGTCTCCAAAACTGGCAAGCAGaccatttctctttttttttttttgtgccacatCAGCGTTCTGACCTTTAACTTCGCCCGATCCAGTATAATCCTGATCTAAAAGAACCTCCGATCACGTAGGCGCCGGCCAGTCAAGGCTTGCAACTTACCAGTTAGAAGTAGCGGCGTGAATCCGTGTACGTTTCCCCTCGCTCGAATCCGCCGCCGGGACCGACAGTGCGCTCTTTGTTGCTGGTTGGAAGATGGTCTGTCCTGAAACACGCGAGCGAGGGGTGTCTTATACCATAGCACATGTGATCTCACAGCtcatttggttaaaaaaaaaaaaaactgaggtgAAAACTTGCAAACTTAATTTTTTGTCTATGTTGAAAAACATCACCATTGATAATCTGTTGGGCTCAGCTTTACTCCTGTTTGGCTAACACTATGAttcttgcatatttttttaacaaattccaTGTAATATTTGGCAACCAACATGATTAAATAATGCACAAAGGTGACATGTTGTAATAAGAGTGAATTTGATAGGTTCACTTCAGGTGTCCATGGGAGGTTTTGTGTTATAAAAGTGTAGTAacctttttcatttgtttcactTAGTAACCATAGTAACGTCAAAACAAAAGTGGTCAGGGGGAGCCAAAAATTACAGGATGAGAGGCCAAAGCACACCTACTTGACTGTAGACTGAAAGGCACAGTCTTGGAAGacatgcagtttttaaaaaaaatatattgttttttttactgtgtgtgTTGAAATGTGTCGTAGGCCTGCAGGATCAGCTTCAAATCAACACATTACACAGGTTTGgtggcaaaaataataataataaaaaatgcatcACAGATCAgcaaaaaatttctatagaagttctatagaaatctgtagaattctatagaatagaatttgtacagaacaacttgttctactAGAACTAGAACTTtgactgtgattttctatagaaattctataggacttgggttcTAAAGTTCtacagttctttagaaattctttagaaatgttctatagattttttttttagcagggtggtCATTTGATAATCAACAACCtagtttttacaaaaatatataataacagTACATAAAACTGCAGTTAAATGGCTTCTGTTGGAATTTTGGCTTTTGGTTATTTCCAAAAAACCATGgttcaaaaacatattttatacAACACTAGCATATTCTGTGTTCCGAGTTTTATGTCCTTTCGAATGTCTATTATTCTTTGTTCGAAAAGAAAagatccccccaaaaataaatctcGCATTTACCGATATCCTCGTGATTATTATTCTATCCATTCTCGgtcaaaatgaatcaaattttAATCTCCACAGTCACGACAGTAATGATATATTGTAACAAAAaacttgatgcattttattatgcGACTTCAGCATGTGTATTAAATCGGATGAAATGATTTTCTGTACAATCCTGCTAATAATTTCTTGAGAAATTCTACAAAAATCTGTAGAATTTGtccagaacaacttgttctatagaactttggctgtcatTTTCTATAGAATCTCTACAGAGCAAAAGAATTTTGATAGAAATTCTActggacttgggtcctaaaagTTCGATAGTTCTTTataaatgttctatagaatttcttttAAGAAAGGAAAAACTTGACGCATTTTATTATGTGACTTCAGCACGTGTATTAACGCtgatgttgcttgaaaattgttctccAGAAATGATTTTCTGTACAACTCTGCTaataatttctatagaaattctataggacttgggtcctaaagttctagagaaattctttagaaatatACTATAGAAAATATTCAGTAGGgaaattctgtagaaatttgagatcaagtaccgtgccactttctgttcttcaaaactttctatagaatttctacttgttctatagaaaaagttgttctatagaatttgcaTGGAAACGTTTTAGCAGGGTGGAGTAGCATTGATTTGAAAAGTTGAGATAACAAATTCCGCACTTACAAAAATCTATGTATGTCTATCCTCCCGAAATATTGAAAGCCTTTTCTTCGCGGCAGCCACATTCTGGAAATCTACTACAGATCACAATGCCGACACATGAAAACTATATTTCTGCTTGTGTCTGCACGCCGGCAGAATTCCGGCGCTCGGCATCACGTGCTATATTGTTATTCTATTATTCAGAAGACAGGCACGCGCGCGCGGTCGCACACGAGCGCGTTCACTTTAAGTCATTCATTGATGTCACGCACACAGAGAGCGGAAGCTGAACGTTATATAAGCTGCCTGTGAGCAACAACGTCGCTCCGGCCAAAGCACACAGATGATGACAGCGCCGTGACGTAATGACGTCACACACGCACGCGAACACCCATCAAAGTCACCGGCAAGACATTTGGGGGAGGTTTGTGGCTCTTTTCCCGGTTTAGAAATACTTGAAGGCCCGCAGCTGCGGGACGTGTGTGCGGCCCTGCACTCTTCCGAGTCGGACTTCCCGGAAAGGATCAAGTTGAGCTCATTTTagatcacgggtgtcaaactcaaggcccgggggccagatccggcccctcCCTGTGAtttgtgtggcccgcaaaggcaaatcacgtggaTCAActtcccagattttttttttttgggggggggggtcaaaatcTGTAGCAAATTCTCATATCATAAAAGATGATGAgatactgcaagcatttttagtgcgcccaaacatcaacaatagttgaaacacCCTCAAATTTTGATTTCTCAttccaaaacatatttataaatgttgtgtgtaaacatgatgagttgaaggcggcacggtggatcagccctgcaaaaaaatcctccatagaACATTTCttaagaactatagaactttaggacccaagtcctgtagaatttctatagaaattctggtgttctgtagaaattctacagaaaatcacagccaaagttcgatAGAACAAGTTGTCCTGTACAAGTTCTCTAgaaatttgtctcacagttctgaggacctgggttcgatcctggtgtgacggtctgagcgctcccggtgccgCAATGTCTCTTTGTGATGAATGCACATGCGCGTATATTAATGCGCACacatgtatattttgtaaacttccggccattctgaaacatccccatccgtgcttcgACGTGCGCCATTCGACAACtcgtcgccgagtgttcatgttcgctatggacgtcttaGAAAAACGAACAGAGTGAATGTAcatatatctgtatatatatatatatattttttttttatcaactttttgttttaaggtcAGATATAACGATTTTTAGGTCCCtgtatgtagaagaaggggaactatgagaccgttTCCCAGTtcgcgtctgctacgtacccagagttcccccgttagtcacgcatgcgcattcatcacaaggagaattTTCAGCTtgggggagcactcagaccgtcacaccagccccacctgtgtccATTTtgcatgtgcctgcgtgggttttccccgggtgctcctgttttctcccacatcccaaaaacatgcaacattaattggacactctaaattgcccataggtgtgattgtgagcgtggctgtttgtctccatgtgccctgcgattggctggcatccagttcagggtgtaaccctgcctcctgtctgttgacagctgcgataggctccagcactccccacaaccctcgtgtggataagcggcaaagaaaatggatggggtgGATGATGAGACAAAAGAATTTCATGGTTCTAGTCATAACAGCGCTGAGGAAAaactaactacaatgtggcctctgacaaaaatgagtttaatctAAATAACAGCATCAACatcaaatgataataatatcCACATCTACCATTATTGTAAAAAACAgcaactttattttcataacacatacagtacatgaacaTAAAAAGTGCAATATGCATTTTAACTACagagacatacagtacaaaaagTTACTGcataagtataaaaaaaaaaaatcatggttaCCAAAAAAATGACGTAACCCATCGTGATCGTAGTTTTAAATAGTGAATATGAGCGTAAAAGCCCGACGGCAACAAGGCCGACAACTCCCTCAAGTTTTCTCTTCTTGTTTCTCCCGGATGTGCAAAAATGATGAACAGCAGTGACGTTTCAAGACTTGATTGACACGACGACTCTATTGTACAGCTCCCATTTGATGAGACAGCCACGGagctttggttgtttttttttttttttcacatttcaaaaataacGACCGTAATATTGGCGATCCTCTCGGATGACGTTTTTCCCCCATTTACAGCTTGTCAAACATCTTCACAGAACTACAAgggaaaagacattttttgataTGAATTCCTTGATCCGTGTTATTATCCACAGACTTCAAATGCGCACGGCGTGACTGGCTCCCCGTTTTTGCAAAAGTTCACTGAAGGGAATGATTGGGGGTAACATTGTTATTTTGGAAGATAGCTTGTTGTGTACCATtatacataatttaaaaaacaacaacagcagtgcAAAGGAACAACATCCTCAGAAATTATTCTGACatttgttgaaaacttttcctttcactcactcactcattcattcattcattcaagatGGTGCGTCGTCGCGCGTCAATTCCACCTACTTCAGCGAGAAAGGGCGCTCCATGAATTCCACATGAAGGCCTATGGCATCCAAAACAAATGACAGTGTAGTAAACAACTACAATTATGAACACTTTCGATAACAATGCTTTCTGACTGGAAAAAGGTCTTTTGAGTCGCAACGTCTTTGTACCgaactggaaacaaaaacaacccccccccccccaaaaaaaaaaaaaaaaaattgcagatgGGCACAGTACCGTTTTTCAGTACATACCagaaactacagtgaagaaaataagtatttgaacgccctgctatattgcaagttctcccacttagaaatcatggaggggcctgaaattttcatcgtaggtccttgtccactgtgagagagaaaatctagaaatcacaatgtttgatttttttaacgatttgtgtgatacagctgcaaataagtatttgaacacctgttttatcagctagaattctgaccctcaaagacctgttagtccgcctttaaaagtccacctccactccaagtattatcctgaatcagatgcacctgtgtaaggccactagctgcataaagacacctgtccaccccatacaatgagtacgactcaaacttgtaacacggccaacaccaaagagctgtccaaagacgccagggacaaaattgtacaactccacacagctggaaagggctatggagaaattgccaagctgcttggtgaaaaaagttccactgttggagcagtcattagaaaatggatgatgctAAACATTACCtcgatctcaatcggagtagagccccatgccaatgaccatttggatgatactgaggagtcatgggaaaaggttttatggtcagatgagaccaaaatggaacttttcggtcataattccactaaacgtgtttg
Proteins encoded in this window:
- the LOC133499272 gene encoding uncharacterized protein LOC133499272 isoform X1; the encoded protein is MVVIYWIGPAVRWGDVNSLFLDWTSIRTSMGQNQDKLESGEQTPADGSEDGRPERGGSDSDADDVMKAGSACEEETGGGAAGGKSAERDAQCLEGSHERQPIIPSSEKHVGSRPRQVEAKQGGVAASHLEGKEGGKVPPGKKLNGSGTTEGRTRTYKLFGKDRMEEKKSERKEFGVCSKIQMEDQGEGNQNKRESHGHVSHSSWDSNSPTRQTDENEAHRATETSDPSADAEPSFILEKLLRRNRKEVCPPREEIHEVKAGKSDAEPGEEMNPAEFVGRGLSSSSSIKATQGDFEAENPADRVTKKSNNCKSDKPIVSNAAASKPPHQRRSCDVKCANTKEAAPSSGPPPAGSRDPPVDSQRVLRRPDGEDASVVSAAATTGETRSRPETETPELPGCKSVREKSPERAGSRPVCDLIKENVQLREKPPHHDWPKPGEVKGDEQSPSAVKVARMKATFDSPHRSPEKAVERKPSVRKDMKGVVRKSKFRHVFGQAAKNDQCYDDIRVSRVTWDSAFCAVNPKFVAIIIEASGGGAFLVLPLHKTGRIDKAYPTVCGHTGPVLDIDWCPHNDQVIASSSEDCSVMVWQIPENGLVTPMSEPAVELKGHSKRVGVITWHPTARNVLLSAGCDNIIMIWNVGTGEAMIILEDMHPDMIYNVCWNRNGSLICTACKDKSVRVIDPRKEEIVAEKEKAHDGARPMRAIFMKDGKVLTTGFNRRSERQIALWDPKNMEEPMSMTCMDASNGVLLPFYDPDTNMVYLCGKGDSSIRYFEVTDEDPYVHFLSTYVTKESQRGMGCMPKRGLDVNKCEIARYYKLLERKCEPIVMTVPRKSDLFQDDLYPDTAGPDSALEAEEWFEGKNGDPVLISLKNGYVPAKSREFKVVKKNILDAKVTKNTENSTPASQNTSPKSDGKLEEILKEIKSLRDLVSSQEKRLVTLEEQMSKIAI